The stretch of DNA AAGTTGTTGTGTTCGGAGGGGATTTTCGGCAAACACTTCCAATTCTACCTCGGAAGTCACAGCGGGAAATAGTGGAAGCCAGTTTGTTCAGCTCACACCTCTGGCCTACGCTAATTAAGTTTAGCCTTACTGAAAATCTCCGCGCTAAAGATGATCCTGAATTTGCACAATTCCTACTAGCACTGGGTAACGGCGAGTTGCAGACAAAAGAATATGAGAGCATAGAACTACCAGCTGGGATTGTCAGAGTTCTGGACTGTGCAAATACGAATCCAATTGGGGAATTGGCAGCCCTTACATTTCCGGAATTAGCACAGGGTACATTTGACACCAACCTTTTTACAAATCGAGCTATTCTAACGCCTTTGAATGATGATGTAGATGCTATTAATGATGCTCTAATTGAACAATTCCCAGGCCAGGCAGTAACTTACACAAGTTACGATTCAATGTTAGATGATACATGTGCAGTTTACCCTGCGGAGTTCATCAACAAATTGAATCCTGGTGGAATGAGTCCTCACAAACTTGTTCTTAAAGTAAATTGCCCTGTTATTCTTATACGGAACCTCCAACCATCATTTGGCCTATGTAATGGCACACGCCTGATATGCAAGCGTTTTTTGCCAAACACCATTGAATGTGTTATCATGACTGGCCAACACAAAGGGGACTGTGTGCTGATACCGCGGATCAAGCTACGCCCAGCACCTTCAACCAACTATCCTTTTCAATTCCAAAGGAACCAATTCCCATTAAAGCTGAGCTTTGCGATGACTGTTAACAAGTGTCAGGGCCAAACTTTAAGTCAGGTGGCTGTGTACCTACCACGCCCGTGTTTTTCTCATGGTCAGCTATATGTGGCGCTATCAAGGGCACGGAAGGCGGCACAAGTTACAGTGATTGCAGCACCAGGACCAGAAACAGCACCCGCATCCTTTGTCAGGAATGTCGTGTCATATGAAGCTTTATCCCTTGCTGGAATACTTTCAGAAACAACTACTTAAAGGTAAACTACAGATGAAAACTCTGCTACCTGACTGTTACGTCTATGAACACATTAACAATATACATTTATGTGCGGCAAGGATTTACAGTTTTTCCTTGTATTTTCCAACAGGTTGTCTCTACAATCTACACTGAAGCTGTTCATTTGGAATTCAACATTTGCAGCACACTATCTATTGCTTACTACATGTGGTTCTAACATGTAATGAATGTCTTACCTGAACTCTGAACGAGACAGCGTTCTTTTGTCATGAAAAGCCAAAACAACTGCCATTTGTGCCACCTACTATATTTTGCCACACAAATGGTATCAGTTGTTTGCGAATCCTGAAAATTCTTGTAAATAACTGTGATGCACCAAATGCTGTATGTGCTCAAAATTTGTCACTACGACACCATCCACAATAGAATCTGCTCTCCTAGAAGGTTTATGTGAACAAGTATTACCGCTATATGTAAATTAAATATGAGATCTAAGATTGATGGTAATTCTTTTTTGGCAAGTAGCTTTTCATTATCCAATCCCAAACAAGTGGTTATAATGGACCCTCATTCAAGTGTAATTTAATCCTAAATAGTCAAAACATGAACAGAGCAATGCGCAATCGTACGTATATATGTACAGTTAGCTATAGACAAATTCTCGTTATAGAcaaacactatccgtctatatgtGTAGTCAGATAACATTTTCCATCACAAAATATCCTTTAAATTTACAAGGTCCCTACCGACACAATTTTTATAACCCTTTTAATTTTCACAACTAATTTGTACTTGCTTACTACTTTAATTTGAAAGTTTCAGTTCCGAGTTTATGCACTTTATCAGTTGAAAAGTTAACAAATGTGGTCTATAAACAACGAACATAGTAAGTCCATGAAAACAATTTACATATGGCTTCTCTCTAACCTTTAAATTTGCCTACCAACTTGGTGCTTACTCAAAACTTTAATTAAGATATCTCAAACAATCCCAAAATTCATACTCTGAAAACTACTCTTATAGTACTATACTTTTATAGGGGTATACTTGAGACAATGACTACAATTTACATATATCCATACTCATTATTGGCTTATTTGCTATAtatggttttaaaaaaaaatgtaacaCTATTCCATTGTTTACGAAAACACAAATACCTCTTTTTCACTGAACGGTTGATGGCTTATCATCAACTGCAATTTCACATATTACTAATTATGCTATGTAACTCTGTGTTCCATTTTTAAGGACGCTATAATTTATTTTGCATAGCCGTCTGAAGTCAAGTACAGACGGTGTGATCAAGCTAACACGCTGTTTGTTAATTTTGGCTGACATCAGTATAGTCACACCTTGCACTGTACAATGCTGTTACTCGGCCTGCTTATGCTTTCTTGTAATTATTGTCCTTAATACTTGTTCTTTTCTAATCACTTCGGTAATATGTTATATTCATGTGGACGACTATCACCATGATATGCCTTTCTGCAACTATAAGTTTATAATTGACACGTTATATTATCAACGATTCGTAATATTATTCAAAATGACAAAGACGGACTTAATAAATCCTATGTCAGACATAAAAAGATCTTTCAGTCCTGGTTTACCatttaaaaaaaatttaacaaATTACAACAAAAAAAAGACTTATACTAACAGATATTTGAGAAAGAATGTTCAacttaaataataaaaacaattgCTAAAAAACAagccacaaaaacaaaaacagaata from Silene latifolia isolate original U9 population chromosome 10, ASM4854445v1, whole genome shotgun sequence encodes:
- the LOC141608760 gene encoding ATP-dependent DNA helicase pfh1-like encodes the protein MSKRQNIESLDHLLRDLCDSNLIFGGKVVVFGGDFRQTLPILPRKSQREIVEASLFSSHLWPTLIKFSLTENLRAKDDPEFAQFLLALGNGELQTKEYESIELPAGIVRVLDCANTNPIGELAALTFPELAQGTFDTNLFTNRAILTPLNDDVDAINDALIEQFPGQAVTYTSYDSMLDDTCAVYPAEFINKLNPGGMSPHKLVLKVNCPVILIRNLQPSFGLCNGTRLICKRFLPNTIECVIMTGQHKGDCVLIPRIKLRPAPSTNYPFQFQRNQFPLKLSFAMTVNKCQGQTLSQVAVYLPRPCFSHGQLYVALSRARKAAQVTVIAAPGPETAPASFVRNVVSYEALSLAGILSETTT